The Polyangium aurulentum genomic interval GGACCTCGACGACGCGCATCGAGATCGCTTCACCCTCGGGACCTTGCGCGACGAACTCGTCGCCCGGCGTGACGTGCTCGCTGTCGGGGAAATCGGCCTTGTCGACCTCGAAGATGCCCTCGTCGTCGCGCGTCCCGAACGCGTCGTCGGGACCCACCGTGATCTGACGTCGCTCGCCCGCATGCATGCCCTCGAGCGCTCGCTCGAGGCCGGGGAGGATCTGCGCGTAGCCGTGAACGTAAACGAGCGGATCGCTCGCGGGAGCTTCGTCCACCGTCTCCCCGTGCTCGTCGGTGAGCCTGTAAGACAAGGTGACGCGGGTGTCGGGTCCAATGGCGAGGGACGACATGGGGGCCTCGGTCTGCCACGGCACTGCCGTGCCTTCAAGCCTCCTACGATCA includes:
- a CDS encoding FKBP-type peptidyl-prolyl cis-trans isomerase, which produces MSSLAIGPDTRVTLSYRLTDEHGETVDEAPASDPLVYVHGYAQILPGLERALEGMHAGERRQITVGPDDAFGTRDDEGIFEVDKADFPDSEHVTPGDEFVAQGPEGEAISMRVVEVLPDAFVVDTNHPLAGQTVRFEIEVSDVRAASEEEIAKAQSDVEARLAGHAHDGCCDHDHDHDHAGDGATNLVQLSKKH